One region of Vidua chalybeata isolate OUT-0048 chromosome 26, bVidCha1 merged haplotype, whole genome shotgun sequence genomic DNA includes:
- the LOC128800050 gene encoding uncharacterized protein LOC128800050, protein MRPLGDSLEKTVETTPAQEPILSRSPVSSTATRVPASGKLAAKREEGPRDDTKWPFSASQPPDHQGGRVAARPSPAVQRSHEDGLRLFRRTGTLNQGNHQVLRSSVTISLQDEDLTRIPAGFLGPLHDCRDTTVLILEDSFNTPNEITILPEVVCFPPGEEITVSVICNHPPFTLRKGDPFALLYVLDTHDDPDTERHVFFTQNVCKERPLIDAKLSFQGKSVQMRLMADTGADVTIIPQTFVAQILSPVRRLFPEAIILHDMDDVLVCASDSTYLKATLDKTIKAIKAAGLQIAEEKIQFSAPWRYLGFLITGRTVTPQTLTINKDPKTLRDLQQLCGTITWIRPLLGLTTEELSPLFCLLRGDGDLASPRELTPAAREALQRVAVALKSRQAHRVVRTLPVNFAVLGKCPHLHGLLFQWDNRASDPLVILEWLFLPHQPSRTITTPAELLATLIMKARHRL, encoded by the exons GAACCCATTTTATCAAGATCACCAGTTTCATCTACAGCGACAAGGGTACCAGCCAGCGGGAAACTGGCGGCGAAGCGCGAGGAAGGGCCGCGCGACGACACCAAGtggcccttctcagcatcccagcctcccgACCATCAGGGAGGACGAGTGGCCGCGCGGCCAAGTCCAGCAGTTCAGCGCAGCCACGAGGACGGACTCCGCCTCTTCCGCCGGACAGGTACCCTAAATCAGGGCAATCATCAGGTCCTCCGCAGCAGCgtcaccatctctctccaggatgaggacctgacgagaattcctgctgggttcctgggcCCCCTCCACGACTGTCGGGACACCACCGTGCTCATCTTAGAAGACTCCTTCAACACGCCaaatgaaatcaccatcttacctgaggtagtgtgttttccaccaggagaggagatcacCGTCTCCGTCATTTGTAACCACCCAccatttactttaaggaaaggcgatccttttgctttgctttacgtACTGGACACCCACGATGACccggacacagagagacatgttttcttcacccaaaatgtatgtaaagaaagaccattaattgatgccaaactttctttccagggaaagtcgGTGCAGATGCggctcatggcagacacaggagctgacgTGACCATCATCCCCCAG acttttgtagcgcagattttatcacctgtgcgtcggcttttccctgaggccatcatcctgcatgacatggatgatgtgctagttTGTGCTTCCGACTCGACATACCTAAAGGCAACACTGGACAAGACTATTAAGgctatcaaagctgcagggctccagatagCAGAAGAGAAGATCCAATTCTCAGCACCATGGAGGTACCTCGGATTCCTCATCACGGGAAGGACAGTGACGCCACAGACACTGACCATCAACAAGGATCCGAAGACTCTGCgagaccttcagcagctgtgcggaacgatcacctggatccgccccctcctgggactgacgactgaggagctgtcacctctcttctgtctgcttcgaGGCGACGGAGACCTCGCCTCACCACGCGAGCTGACACCTGCCGCGCGGGAAGCCCTGCAACGGgttgctgttgctctgaagtCTCGCCAGGCACACCGCGTGGTCCGGACCCTTCCCGTGAACTTCGCGGTGTTGGGTAAGTGCCCCcacctccatggacttctcttccagtgggataACAGAGCATCTGATCCCCTGGTCATCTTAGAGTGGCTCTTCCTACCACACCAGCCCTCTAGGACGATCACGACCCCTGCAGAATTGCTAGccactttaataatgaaggcaCGACACCGCCTCTga